The Bradyrhizobium sp. WSM471 genome includes the window CCGAATTAGCGGAAAGAACGCCGTGTCGCATTCAGACGAACAGTTGCAGTCGGTGCTGGAAACGCTCGAAGAGTGCCGCAGGGTGCTCAACGAGAGCAACAGCCGTGAGTCGGCCGAGCTGCTGTCCATCGTCATCCTGGACGTGCGGATGAAGCTCAAAGGAATTGACGGTGCCGATCTCAAGGCGCTGTGCGACGAAATGCTGCGGACGGCCACGAGCGAACCGCAGCCCCCCTCCAAGCAGACGCAGGACCAGCCCCGGCGTCCGCTGCTCCGCGTGGTGAAGTAGCCGCGCCGCCGAGTTTCGCTTTTTGGCGAGATTTGTGCGTGTCCCGATGCCGCATCTGTGATTGCAGACGGCATCGGGAGGAGCCCTGGTTTTGCGCGCCTCTGTTGCGCATTCGCTGGCATCGGCTACACCAGAGCCGGTTCGGCTCCGGGCCGCGCGCATTCCCCGCGCGCCGCACCGGCGCCTGAGATGGCTCCGACTGCATCATGCAAAATGTTTCGATCCCGGCGGCGCTGATTGCCGGCCTTGTCAGCTTCCTCTCCCCTTGCGTCCTGCCGCTGGTTCCGCCCTACCTGATCTATCTGACGGGCGCGACGATCGAGCATGTCGAAAGCAACGAGCCCGCATCAGCCTCCAAACGCGCGATCATGATGTCGGCGCTCCTGTTCGTGCTCGGCTTCTCCACGGTGTTCGTGGCGCTCGGCGCCAGCGCCTCGCTGATCGGCGGGCTGATCCGCGCCTGGTCGGCCGAACTCTCGATCCTCGCCGGCATCGTCATCATCGTCATGGGCCTGCACTTCCTCGGCCTGACGCGTATCGGCTTCTTGATGCGCGAGGGACGCTTGACCGCGCCCAAGCCCGTCGGCCTCTGGGGTGCTTATGTGATGGGGCTCGCCTTTGCCTTTGGCTGGACGCCCTGCATCGGCCCGATCCTCGCCGCGATCCTCTCGGTCGCCGCCGCCGAAGCGACGGTGACGAAGGGCGCCGGCCTGCTCGCGGTCTATTCGGCCGGCCTCGGCATCCCCTTCCTGATCGCCGCCCTCATGATCGAGCAGTTTTCCACCCTGTTCGCGCGCATGAAGGGCCATCTCGTCAATGTCGAGCGCGCCATGGGCGTGTTGATGGTGATCACCGGCATTGGATTCCTCACCGGCGCGGTCTCGAATGTGAGCATCTGGCTGCTGGAGACGTTTCCGGCGCTGCAGACGTTCGGTTAGGCGTCCGCCGCAAAGCGCGCCAGCGCGGCGCGGTCGATCTCGATGCCGAGGCCTGGCCCCTCGGGCACCTGCACGACGCCCTTCGCGTGCTCGATCGGCTCCTTTAAAATCGCCTGCCGGATCGGATGTTCGGTGCGGTCGAATTCAAGCATCGGCTCGAGCGGTGACAGCGAAGTCGGCGTGTGCGAGGGCAGCACGGCGAGAAGCTGGAGCGAGGCGGCGACCGCGATGCCGGTGCCCCAGACGTGCGGATTGTAGCGGATGCCGAACGCCTCGCTCATGTCGGCGATCTTCTTGCATTCACTCAAACCACCTGCCGCGCAGGTGTCGGGCTGGGCGATGTCGATCGCGCGAGAAGCGAAGAGGTCGCGGAAGCCGAAGCGGGTGAATTCGCATTCGCCGCCGGCGATGGGGATCGAGAGCGCCGACCGCACCGCGCGATAGCCTGCAACATCCTCCGGCGGCACCGGCTCCTCGAACCATCCGATGTCATGGCGTTCGATCATGCGGCCGAGCCGGATCGCCGCGACCGAATCGTAGGCGTGGTTCGCATCGACCATCAGCGCAACATCGGGGCCGATCGCCTCGCGCACCGCGCGGGTGATCGCGGCATCCTCCGCGATGCCGAAACCGACCTTCAGCTTCACGGCGCGGAATCCTTCGGCGGCATAGCCCGCCGCTTCCTCCGGCAGATAGGTCAGCGGATCGCCTGACTTGCGCCGGTAGAGACCGGTCGCATAGGCCGCAACCTGCTTGCGCGCGGCGCCGCCGAGAAGCTGATGCACGGGCACGCCAAAATGCCTGCCCTTGATGTCCCATAGCGCGATGTCGATGCCGCTCATCCCCTGGATCACGACGCCCTTCTGGCCGTGATCCCGCAGGCGCGCGTAGACCATCTGCCACAGCACGTCGGTGCGCAACGGATCCTCGCCGATCAGCCATGGTTCGATGTTGCGAACCACCGCCGCCGTCATGCGTGCCGGACCGTAGCATTCGCCCCAGCCGACAAGACCGTCGTCAGTCTCGATCTCGACCAGCATCGCGGTGCGCGTGTCGTACCAGGCGCGCGAATAGGCGAAGGGCTGCGACAGCTTTGCTTCGAGAATGTGCGTGCGAACCCTTGTGATCTTCATTGCCAGCCTCCGTTCATCGCGCCTCGTCCAGCGCGCAAATCACCGTGCAGACCACGCCGCGGGGCAGGAAGTCGACCGTTGCCTCGCCGCCGAGCTGGTCACGCGCGCTACGCTCGATCAGGCGCGAGCCGAAGCCGCGTTGCACCGGCGCCGTTACCGGCGGTCCGCCGATCTCGGTCCAGATCAGGCGCAGCCGCGGCTTCGGCGCCTCGGCAAGGACCTCCCACTCCAGCGTCACTCGGCCGGTCTCGTTGGACAGCGCGCCGTATTTCGCGGCGTTGGTGGCGATCTCGTGCACGATCATCGACAGCACCACGGCGAGCCGCGGCGACAGCGGCACCGCGGGGCCGGCCATGCGGATGCGCTCGGGATTGTTCAGCAGGAACGGTTGTAGAGCACGTGTGATCACGTCCCGCAGCTCGGAGCCTGCCCATTTCTCCTGGCTGAGCAAATTATGAGCCTCGGCCAGCGCGCCGAGCCGGCCCTCGAATTTCGTCCGCTCGTCCCGGCTGGCGCTGCGGAAGGTCTGCACTGCGATCGCCTGCATCAAGGCGAGCGTGTTCTTGACGCGATGGTTGAGCTCGTCGATCAGGAGATCGTGCAGCATCTCGCCGCGCGCGATCGTGGTCGCCATCCTGACCGCGAAGGTCAGGCCGGTCAGCAGCAGGATGCCCCCGATCAGGCTGGTGATCGCGATGTTGCGCCAGAGCGGCGCGATCAGCGAGCTCTCGGCGACGCCGGCCACGATGGTCCAGCCGGTCAGCCGCGACCTCGTATAGACGGTGGACAACGCAACACCGTCGAGCGAAACCGTCGAGAGTGCGGCTTCCTGCGTGCGCAACATACTCTCATACAGCGTGCCGGTAGCCCGTTTGCCGAAGATCTCCGTAGGTTTCGGCGTGCGCGCGAACACGAAAGCCTTGGTGTCGAGCAGGGAAACCGTCCAGTCCCGGTCGGGCCGCTGCTTCTCGACCAGGTCCTGAAAGATGCTGATCGGCGGACTGAAGCAGAGGTCGTAGATCACTTCGCCGTCGCGGAGCACCGGAACCTCGACCGTAAGCACTGGCCGGCCGTTGATCGCGCCGGTGAACAGGTCGGAATATTGCGGCGACCTGGTCGCAAACACCTTCTCGATGATCTCGAGATGACCGCGGGGCGGCAGGCTCGCGGTGTCCTCGGTCGCAGAGGAAAACAACAGCCGGCCCTTGCGATCGGAGATCAGCACGAGGCCACCCTTGCCGTACTGGTCGACGAAGCCGAGCGCGATGCGGCGGAAGCTCTGGAAGTCGTCGTTGCGCAGCGAATTCGTCAGCGCAAGCACCTGCAAGCCGCCGGTCATCCGCTGCACCTCGGAATCCAGCACGAGGCGCATGCTGCGCACGTTCTCCAGCACGCGGCGGGTCGCATCGTTGCGGTCCTGCTTGTAATTGTAGACCGCAATACCGACCGCGAAGACGATCAGCGGCAACATCGTTCCCGTGACCAGAAGAGCGAGCCGGACCGGCAAAGTGAGCTTTGACAAACGCGGGCGTCCCGGTTCCAGCGCAGAGGAGCGCCGGATTTATGGTTTTGGGAGACCATAAGGGCGGGATTTGCGCTGCGCCATAATTTTTCGCGTCCGGACGAGCCGCCCAGGGACAAGGTTTTGCAGCGCAGTCCGCGGCTGCGCCTCAGCTCATGCTGATTGCGGTCAGCAGCAGGCACATGGCGTAGACGGCAGCCAGGCTGAGCCCGGCGATCCGGGCCTCTCGATACGATTTCATTACTTCAACTCCCGGAGAGGGCGGCCGCCTTCAAGGCGGCCCCCTTACACCTGGATCAATCAATTTCCTGAACGACGGTGCGCGAGCCGGGATCGACGAGCATCACGTGATCGCCGGAGTAGACGTAGCGATACTTGGTCAGCGACGGACCCCAGTCTGCGGGAACGGCCTCGAGTTCGACGTCGCTCGGCACGGCCGCACCGACAACGATCTTTTCCTTGGTCGTCACCGGACGGACGCGGTGCTCGGTGACGTAGGATTTGATCTTGGTTCGGTACTGCGGCTCGATCTGAACGGCCGCCGCGTGGCCCGTCCCGGTCGTCGTCACGACGGTCGATTGCGCGAAAGCACCGGTCGAAATCAGGACCGCGGCGGCGGAAAGCAGGAACAACTTCTTCATCTCGTTCTCCTCGTTCGAATATGCGCCGCAACAACCCCTCATCGCCGACAGCGTTCCCGGCGCAGGGAACTAATTGCCGCTTTTTCCCGTTTATAGCTCACCGAGTTGAACGGCTCGGGCTCTGGAGGAGGACGACAAATGAAGTTGAAGATAGTAACTGCAGCACTGATGCTTGCCGCAATATCCCTGCCGGCGTTCGCGGCCGACGAGTTCTACGTCGTGCAAGACGTCAAAACCAAGAAGTGCACGATCGTGGACAAGAAGCCGACGGACACGTCCATGACCGTCGTCAGCCCGTCGGGCACGATCTACAAGTCGCGCACCGAGGCTGAAAGCGGCATGAAGACCGTCAAGGTCTGCACGTCCAACTGAGGAGGATGACAAATGCCAGTTCTGATTCTCTGGGCCGTGCCGGCCGTGCTGGTGATCGGCGGCGGCATCTATCTGATCGGCCATTTGCATTAAAGCACAGTGGAAGGCGAGCGGGTCTGTGCGTGCAGCGCACAGGTCCGCAAGCCGTCTGCTCCGAGAGGAGGAGGGCGCCCCTCGGCCTGCCACGCATCGGCAGGAGCGCAAGTTGCAGTGCAGCAGTTCGCGAAAAGGGTGGCCCTGCGACGAAGAGGACCCTCCGCGCACGCGAAATGACTTCCGTCGCGCCGACGTTTTCCATACGCTTCCCTCTCGCAAGCCGCATACCGGCTGCGCTCACGGCCCGGCGACAGGGCCGGAGCAACAAAGGGAGGGGAGACGATGAAGCGAAGGTCATTTCTCGCTGGGATCGGTGCGACCACTGCAGCGGCTGCGATCGGCATGCCGTCGATCATCAGGGCACAGTCGCCGATCACGCTGAACGGCGCGGTCCAGTTCAACGACGACCACGCCTTCAACCGGGCACTGCTCCGGTTCGAAGAGCTGGTGAAGAAGTATTACGGCAAGCCCGTCAACTTCACACTGCACAGGAATTCCTCGCTTGGCCTCGAAAAGCAGTATTTCGAGTACATGTCGCAGGGCAAAGCCGTCGACTACGGCATCGTCTCGCCGGCTCACATGTCGACCTTCGCCAAGGCGGCCCCGTTCATCGACGCGCCCTTCGTGTTCAAGGGCATCGAACACATGAACAAGGTCGTCGAAGCCAATATCCTGGCGCCGATCGCCGACGAAGTTGCGGCCAAGGCCGAGGTCGTTCTGATCGGCTATTCCGGTGGTGGCATCCGCAACATTTTTGCCAACAAGCCGCTCAAGACTCTCGCCGACCTGAAGGGACTCAAGGTGCGCGTACAAGGCGCGCCGATCTGGTCGAAGACCTTTGCGGCCGTGGGCATGAGCCCGACGGTGATCGCCTATAACGAAATCTACAACGCGATCCAGAACGGCGTGATAGCGGCCGGGGAGAACGAGGCGGCCGGCGTCGAGGCGATGAAGTTCTACGAAGTGGCTCCGCATCTCAACCTGACCCAGCACGCCGTGTCGATACGGCCGATCTGCTTCTCGGTGAAGACGTTGAAGACCTTGCCCAAGGACTTGCAGGACGCGATCATGAAAGCCGGCAAGGAAGCCGGCGACTATGGTCGTCAACTGGAGTCGAGCGAGGAGGTCGTCAAGCTCGACACGCTGGAGAAGGCCGGCAAGCTCAAGCGCGTTCCCTTCGAAGAGCGCGACGCCATGAAGAAGCTCGCCGATCCCGTGATGGCCACCTACGCCAAGGAAATCGGCGCGGAAGGCATTTTCGAGAAGATCAACGTCGTCTGAGAACTGTCGCCGCCCACGCGACAGGACGTCGGGGCAAGCCAGACGGCTTGCCCCATTGCATGATTGTGATCCTCCGGAGTCGTAATGACCGAAATATCGATGCCACCGAACCCGTCGCCATGGCGCCGAGCAACGGCGGCCTATGCAAAACTGCTGGAAATCCTGCTCGCCGCCTCTGTCGGCCTTCTGGTCATTCCGGTCACGTTGCAGATCATCTCGCGCTACACGCCTTTGATTCCGTCCTACATCTGGACCGAGGAGATGGCGCGGTTCATGTTTATCTGGACGATCATGATCGGCGCCATGGTCGGCATCAGAGAGTCGCAGCATTTTGAAGTCGACGTCTGGCCTGACCTGTCACGCCGAAGCGAGGCCATGGTGCGGATTCTCGCGCGGCTCGGCGTGCTGGCGCTGGCGCTGGTGTTCGTATCCGCCGGCATCGAGTTTACCCGTTTTGCCTGGAATAGAACCTCGGAGCTGGCCGATCTGCCGCTTTGGCTGATCCACGTCGCCTGGCCGGTTGCCGGCGCGACCTGGATCGTGTTCGCCGGTGAACAGATTGTCGACGAGGCGCGGATTCTGGTTGGGGCAAATCAATGAGCGGCAATGTTCTCTCTGCCGGACAGGCCGCAATGGTCCTGTTCGGTACTTTCGTTGGCCTGCTCATCATACGCGTGCCGGTCGCGTTCGCGCTTGGCCTTGCCTGCGTGCCGATCCTGCTGATCGAGCCGCATCTGTCGCTGATGACGCTCGCGCAGGAAACCTTCAACGCCTACAATTCGTTCATTCTGCTGGCGGTGCCGTTCTTCCTGCTCACCGCCAATCTGATGAGCATCGGCGGCATCACCGACCGGCTGGTGGCGCTGTCCCGCTCAATGGTCGGGCACTGGCCGGGGTCGCTGGCGCAGATCAACGTGGTGCTGTCGGTGTTCTTTGCCGGCATCTCCGGCTCCTCCACCGCGGACGCGGCGAGCCAGTCCAAGATCTTCATCGATGCCCAAACCAAGGAGGGTTACGACCTCTCGTTCTCCATCGCCATCACCGCGGTCTCGGCCGTGCTCGCCGTCATCATCCCGCCCTCGATCCTGATGATCGTGTGGGGCGGACTGATCTCGACCTCGATCGCCGCGATGTATCTCGCGGGCATCGTGCCGGGATTGCTGATCGCCGGCGCGCAGATGGCGACCGTGCATGTCTACGCGACGCGTCGCGGTTATCCGACCTATCCGAAGGACACCTGGAGGGAGATGTGCTGCGCCATCTGGCGCTCGATACCGGCGCTGCTGACGCCGTTCATCATCGTCGGCGGCATCCTGCTGGGGTGGTTCACCGCGACCGAATCCGCCTGCGTCGCGGTGCTTTATTCCGTCGCGCTGTCGACGTTCTTCTACCGTGAAACCGGCGCGCGCGAACTCTACAAGGCTTTGCTCGACACCGGGCGCCTGGCCGGCGTCGCGCTGTTCTGCGTGGGCACCGCGAGCGCGTTCGGCTGGCTGCTGGCTTACTACAGGATTCCGCAGGAACTGCTGGCCAACGTCTCGACCTGGGGCATGGGCGCGATCGGGGCCGGCTTCTTCATCGCGCTCTGCTTTCTGGTGGTGGGCTGCTTCCTCGACGCCATTCCGGCGATCATCATCGTCGGCACCGTTCTCGAACCCCTGGCGAAATCAGTCGACCTCCATCCGGTCCAGTTCGCGATCATCTCCATCATATCGCTGGCCTTCGGGTTGGTGACGCCCCCTTATGGCCTGTGCTTGATGATCGCCTGCTCGATCGCGGGGGTGCGGCTGCGCTATGCCCTGAAGGACACGGTGATCATGCTGATTCCGATGCTGCTCGTGCTGGCGGCCGTCATCGTCTGGCCGAGCGTGTCGCTGTTCCTGCCGCGTCTGATCGTGCCGGAGATGTTGAAATGAGCAGGGGTTGATCCCGCGGCTCTGATGCCGCGGGATCGGTCCAATTTTCCTACAGATTGCTCTCGGTGATCGCGGCGTAGACCATGCTGCGCAGCTCGCGCCGGAGCGGGTAGGCGCTCGACGGCAGCACCTGCGTCATGAAGATGGTGATCAGCTCTTCGGCCGGGTCGATCCAGAACGACGTCGTGGCCGCGCCGCCCCAATTGTATTCACCGGGGCTGCCGGCGACCAGTGTCTCGGCCGGGCGCATGGTCACGGCGAAGCCGAGGCCGAAGCCAATGCCGTTATAGGTCGCTTCGGAGAACAGCGAGCGCGACACCTCGGGGAGGAAGCGACCGCCCGGAATGTGGTTGGTCGTCATCAGCGCCAGCGTCTTCGGCCCGATCAACCTGACGCCGCCGAGTTCGCCGCCATTGAGCAGCGCACGGCAGAAGGTGAGATAGTCGGCCGTCGTCGAGCACAGCCCGCCGCCACCCGAGATCAAGGACGGCGGCGACAGGAACGAGCTCTTGGCTGGATCGTCCTGCAGGGTCAGGCCCTCGCGCCGCTGGCCGGCATGGAAGGTCATGCCGCCACCCGGGTCGGCCGAGTAACAGGCGGCGAACCGGTGGGCCTTGGAAGCCGGCACGTGGAAATCAGTGTCGGTCATGCCGAGTGGATCGAGGATGCGTTGTTTCAGGAACTGCTCGAAGGGTATGCCGGAAATTTTGCCGACGAGATAGCCGAGCACGTCGGTCGAGACGGAGTAGTTCCAGGCCTCGCCCGGCGAGAATTCCAGCGGAATTTTTGCGAGGCTCTCGATCATGGTCTGGAGCGTGCCTGATTTCTCGACCTCGCCGATCTTTTCAGCGCGGTAGGCGGCATCGACGTTCGAGCGCTGCTGGAAGCCATAGGTGAGGCCGGACGTGTGGCGCAGCAGGTCGACGATCAGCATCGGCCGCGTCGGCGGACGGGTCAGGAAGGAAGGCGCGGTGCCGGCGACGAACACGCCGAGATCCCTCCATTCCGGAATGTACTTGGCGACGGGTTCATCGATCGCGACGAGGCCCTGCTCGACCAGCATCATGAAGGCGACGCTGGTGAGCGGCTTGGTCATGGAATAGATGCGGTAGATGGTGTCGTCCTTGACGGGCAGCTTGCGCTCGACGTCGGCAAAACCCTGCACCGAGCTGTGGGCGATCTTGCCACGGCGATAGACCAGGAGATGCGTGCCCGGGAAGCGACCGGCATCGATGTACCGGCTCTTCAGATGCGCATCGACGCGGTCGAGCGCGGCCTTGGACATGCCAACGGATTCGGGCGAGGCGGGGGTGGGGGCGAGCATCAGTTCCTCCGGGCAGTTTTGTCCGACGTTGATAGCCGATATGGCGGTCTCATTCCAAGCCGGTCGCGCTTAACGCCGGCCGGCTGTTTGGTGTAGGCTTCACCTTGGAACGCCTCCAAGCAGCCCAAAAGATCCCCAACGGGCCAACGAGAAAACGCAGGCAAACGCACCATGACCCAGTTCAACGAGACCGAACTCACCGAAGCCGT containing:
- a CDS encoding TRAP transporter large permease, with product MSGNVLSAGQAAMVLFGTFVGLLIIRVPVAFALGLACVPILLIEPHLSLMTLAQETFNAYNSFILLAVPFFLLTANLMSIGGITDRLVALSRSMVGHWPGSLAQINVVLSVFFAGISGSSTADAASQSKIFIDAQTKEGYDLSFSIAITAVSAVLAVIIPPSILMIVWGGLISTSIAAMYLAGIVPGLLIAGAQMATVHVYATRRGYPTYPKDTWREMCCAIWRSIPALLTPFIIVGGILLGWFTATESACVAVLYSVALSTFFYRETGARELYKALLDTGRLAGVALFCVGTASAFGWLLAYYRIPQELLANVSTWGMGAIGAGFFIALCFLVVGCFLDAIPAIIIVGTVLEPLAKSVDLHPVQFAIISIISLAFGLVTPPYGLCLMIACSIAGVRLRYALKDTVIMLIPMLLVLAAVIVWPSVSLFLPRLIVPEMLK
- a CDS encoding TRAP transporter substrate-binding protein gives rise to the protein MKRRSFLAGIGATTAAAAIGMPSIIRAQSPITLNGAVQFNDDHAFNRALLRFEELVKKYYGKPVNFTLHRNSSLGLEKQYFEYMSQGKAVDYGIVSPAHMSTFAKAAPFIDAPFVFKGIEHMNKVVEANILAPIADEVAAKAEVVLIGYSGGGIRNIFANKPLKTLADLKGLKVRVQGAPIWSKTFAAVGMSPTVIAYNEIYNAIQNGVIAAGENEAAGVEAMKFYEVAPHLNLTQHAVSIRPICFSVKTLKTLPKDLQDAIMKAGKEAGDYGRQLESSEEVVKLDTLEKAGKLKRVPFEERDAMKKLADPVMATYAKEIGAEGIFEKINVV
- a CDS encoding DUF1236 domain-containing protein — translated: MKKLFLLSAAAVLISTGAFAQSTVVTTTGTGHAAAVQIEPQYRTKIKSYVTEHRVRPVTTKEKIVVGAAVPSDVELEAVPADWGPSLTKYRYVYSGDHVMLVDPGSRTVVQEID
- a CDS encoding sensor histidine kinase codes for the protein MLPLIVFAVGIAVYNYKQDRNDATRRVLENVRSMRLVLDSEVQRMTGGLQVLALTNSLRNDDFQSFRRIALGFVDQYGKGGLVLISDRKGRLLFSSATEDTASLPPRGHLEIIEKVFATRSPQYSDLFTGAINGRPVLTVEVPVLRDGEVIYDLCFSPPISIFQDLVEKQRPDRDWTVSLLDTKAFVFARTPKPTEIFGKRATGTLYESMLRTQEAALSTVSLDGVALSTVYTRSRLTGWTIVAGVAESSLIAPLWRNIAITSLIGGILLLTGLTFAVRMATTIARGEMLHDLLIDELNHRVKNTLALMQAIAVQTFRSASRDERTKFEGRLGALAEAHNLLSQEKWAGSELRDVITRALQPFLLNNPERIRMAGPAVPLSPRLAVVLSMIVHEIATNAAKYGALSNETGRVTLEWEVLAEAPKPRLRLIWTEIGGPPVTAPVQRGFGSRLIERSARDQLGGEATVDFLPRGVVCTVICALDEAR
- a CDS encoding mandelate racemase/muconate lactonizing enzyme family protein; amino-acid sequence: MKITRVRTHILEAKLSQPFAYSRAWYDTRTAMLVEIETDDGLVGWGECYGPARMTAAVVRNIEPWLIGEDPLRTDVLWQMVYARLRDHGQKGVVIQGMSGIDIALWDIKGRHFGVPVHQLLGGAARKQVAAYATGLYRRKSGDPLTYLPEEAAGYAAEGFRAVKLKVGFGIAEDAAITRAVREAIGPDVALMVDANHAYDSVAAIRLGRMIERHDIGWFEEPVPPEDVAGYRAVRSALSIPIAGGECEFTRFGFRDLFASRAIDIAQPDTCAAGGLSECKKIADMSEAFGIRYNPHVWGTGIAVAASLQLLAVLPSHTPTSLSPLEPMLEFDRTEHPIRQAILKEPIEHAKGVVQVPEGPGLGIEIDRAALARFAADA
- a CDS encoding TRAP transporter small permease, whose translation is MTEISMPPNPSPWRRATAAYAKLLEILLAASVGLLVIPVTLQIISRYTPLIPSYIWTEEMARFMFIWTIMIGAMVGIRESQHFEVDVWPDLSRRSEAMVRILARLGVLALALVFVSAGIEFTRFAWNRTSELADLPLWLIHVAWPVAGATWIVFAGEQIVDEARILVGANQ
- a CDS encoding serine hydrolase, whose amino-acid sequence is MLAPTPASPESVGMSKAALDRVDAHLKSRYIDAGRFPGTHLLVYRRGKIAHSSVQGFADVERKLPVKDDTIYRIYSMTKPLTSVAFMMLVEQGLVAIDEPVAKYIPEWRDLGVFVAGTAPSFLTRPPTRPMLIVDLLRHTSGLTYGFQQRSNVDAAYRAEKIGEVEKSGTLQTMIESLAKIPLEFSPGEAWNYSVSTDVLGYLVGKISGIPFEQFLKQRILDPLGMTDTDFHVPASKAHRFAACYSADPGGGMTFHAGQRREGLTLQDDPAKSSFLSPPSLISGGGGLCSTTADYLTFCRALLNGGELGGVRLIGPKTLALMTTNHIPGGRFLPEVSRSLFSEATYNGIGFGLGFAVTMRPAETLVAGSPGEYNWGGAATTSFWIDPAEELITIFMTQVLPSSAYPLRRELRSMVYAAITESNL
- a CDS encoding cytochrome c biogenesis CcdA family protein; its protein translation is MQNVSIPAALIAGLVSFLSPCVLPLVPPYLIYLTGATIEHVESNEPASASKRAIMMSALLFVLGFSTVFVALGASASLIGGLIRAWSAELSILAGIVIIVMGLHFLGLTRIGFLMREGRLTAPKPVGLWGAYVMGLAFAFGWTPCIGPILAAILSVAAAEATVTKGAGLLAVYSAGLGIPFLIAALMIEQFSTLFARMKGHLVNVERAMGVLMVITGIGFLTGAVSNVSIWLLETFPALQTFG